tggtccattccatcgatTAAACTCAAATCACACGTCAATGGTTCACTCCATTGAtcaattcatgctcaaatgtctagCCATGGTCACGCGTAACGCCCGTGACAAGACAaccaagattccccccttggcaaggtctccacatattattagccggtggctcggcccacaaggatatcctagaaTAGTATGCGCATACCCACACCCCTCAGGGTCCATAGAGACATTGAGCACAATAACAACTCGAAAGAGAATCATATCACAATATCCAGTAATCCAAcattagaaagaaaatcatatcacaactcgaaatttgatatataaatatcaaagcattctccaaaacatttcaagattctttcacaaagaaTTTCATAAATCCTTTTTCAAACAACTATTCAAATCGAAGTCGGAATATAACTCCCTTcgaataacaaaaatattagtaATAGCTCGATCCTGTTTAATtcaacaaaacatgctttttatcaactcatggAATATATAATCCATCACGtttctcaaaacatgagtttaaaatacaaagaagaaatagtgtcactcacctgggaaaaagccaaaaatcaactacGACGCTCACACGAACCAACGCATCGGATTCCTAACAATTAAcggaaaaaatattaaaaagccGAGTAAAAATGATATTCTTATAACGACTCACCTATACTAGGCCTATTAGTCGATAAATGACACCTATGCGCCCCAAAAGCTCACAATTTACCATAAACCCATCATTTTCAGCTAGGCGCGGCCCATGCGCCAACTTCGTCACACCATAAATCcctccacaaaattccgtttcaagccgtcttatagtctttagaaagctctcttaacgtacaacaacaaccccaactcaGCCACCCCAAAACAGTACcggaaataacaaaaaaagagacTCGAAGCCACTGTTCGCTACAGTATCAGATTGTGcctccaacttcaaaattccgttccgaacaaaccgcaagctcaaatcacgatccaaaagatgctatagcttcacaacatcccaaagtaccatttctgaaaaatttaCAGCTTAACGACTAAAAAATTGGGCTTCGCCACACAAATACCCAAGAAATCCGAATTTCGAGCCCTAATTGCGGCAATCGCTTCAAGCAAGTGATTAAAGGCTTCAATTTCTTACCGGCCTTGCAAAACACACTTGAGTCGGCTTGATGAGGCGTCCGGGTCACGAGCGTGCCaaaatttttcccattttccctttttcctttctcttctttctctcttctccctatTTTGCGTTTCCCCTGCTTCTGCCGatattcttctctttctctccctctttctctcttttaaacTCAGCCGAAGCTTCTTCCACTTTCCTTCAGCctccttttttgacttttcaacattttcttttctcttcttttattttatttccttactTTAAAGCCCATATATTACAGAAATTCTATCATAGTCATTTGACATCATACTTACATCCCGAGCACAAGAAAGGTAGACCTGTCTGAAATGAGTTTGAAATGTTATGGCCTAAATCAAGAGCGTACTAAAATCTAAAACATTCATTTGAACTATCTCCTCGAATCTTATTTCAGCATTTCCATTTGCTAAAGCCTCACTCAGTCGATATTTGTGTGAACGGACACCTTAAACACGATTTCTTCGTCATCAATCAACTCAAACAAACAAATATCTCCAGACTGCAGATTACTGCTCTTCGCAAAAGATGTTCCAACCTTCATAGAACCCTCCCTAGAAAATTGGACGCGCAGGCAACCTCACTGGCCACGATCGATCTGCATACTGAAGCTTCGTGTTTTGCTTCCCAGTTTTGATGTAACTCTCAACGAATTGGCAAGGTATGCGctgaagaaaattaaagagaaattaaGATGATAGctgcataataaaaaataattgttcgCATGGAATTTATCTTCATCCGCAATCACAATAACATAAACCAAAGTCTTTGAATCTAGTAAAGATGCAAACATATGACCCtttctaaaagaaaaacagCTTATTCGGAAAACGCCCTTTTCTTCCTAAAATCTATCTTGgtttaatttgatgatagccaTGGAGATAATTGTTGTTGATGGTTAATTTAGCCAATCCGATCGGTCTTCTTGTGAATAAGCTTTTTTCTATTCCCAATTTTCTacaattattttgttaattaaacaataaataaaagaaaaggcctGTGCGGCCGGAAAATGAATGCTATAGTCTATAAGAATGGCCAATCAAAATTCATTAAAGTTAAATAGTGTCCTGAACCTACCAAATACCGGGGATTCCTGAGAGAATTCGATGTGAGAACCACTTTGAAGCAAGCATGAACCACCCCATTCACATTTATGTGATACGGAGTCTCTTCTGCATCCTTTTCAGGTTCCATTACAGAATCGGAATCTTCATGCTTGAGATTTGATCCTAATGAGTGCAACCCGCCATGCTCTTCGCCGCGCATGCTTCCTGTaggattatttttatttatcggAGTGGACTCGCCGCATTTGCGCTTCCTAGCGAACGACAGGGCCTGAGCGAATCCGTATGCCCTCACGGAGAATTCGGAGACTCCATTGAACCTGAAGACCAGGAAGTCTCCGAACTGCAACGAATTGTCCTGAGCAAATGCTTTCCAACCTCTTGTGAAGAACAAGCCATTCTAGACCTTCTTGATGTTCACGTGCCAAAATCTTCCGGCACAATTTATTAGCTTGAACTTTTGGGTGTCCTTAGTTGTTGCAGAAATACACAAAAAGATGCACCAATCGAAGCACAAGTAGTAaaggatgaaaagaaaattgaaatcacACGAGACGCAAGATTTACGTGGAAAATCTAGAAAGGGGAAAATcacggggagagagaggggtttcACTATCTTCAACAGAGAGTATAAGAGTACAATCTAAATACTCAAAAAACCACTTGGTGAGCCACAAGATCTATATATCcaagaagaatatgagaaaaaaataaaacaagaaataatatgGAGGCTAGGGTTGGAGATGTGTTATAGAACACATTCATTTTATAGTCTtccttcaaaataaaataaaataaaataaatgtgtATGGTCTAAAATACTTGTGATATCCCGAAATTTGACCCgtatttcaaaatatattaaatgattattttattgatgCACTTATGGTTATTTTAATTTGAACTAATCACTCACAAGTTAACAAATCTATTGGATGATGCAGTACAGGGTTAAAATGCGAAAGATTAGAGAATTATGTTAGGGATCGACCACGCAACCATAAAGATCGACAGGGGCCAATACTACGctattataagtcaattaacAAACgtatataaatcgatttgatgGAAGTACGTAGTCAGTCCATGGGTAATTCCACACGATTACGATACTCACGTCAAACAATGATAAACTAATTTTCCATTAATATTGTATTCATGGTACGTAATTAAACCCTCGCAATTATATTACAGTCGAGGGTCGCCATGATTCGAAGAGGTACAAGCGTGAATCGAAAATTATCCATCATGGGCCAACTACACGAAAAACCTCTAAAAGCCACTCAATAGTTTAGGTCGTGctaaaattgcatttgatcgattttcaaccatgaaatttaatttaaattttgggtATTGAGCTTTTGAGGgtttcaaaactaatttattggaCATTCCCTCATTTTTCATCGAATTATcaacaagtttgaaatttttcagaaaataaattaatagacGAAAAATTGGAAATATGAAAGGGACCTAGATCTAGactgcgcatgataaaatttctatttctctatttctctatttctctattccccgaaacaggtttggaacaaaaatccgtttggtaacgcaatttgatttttctatttctaaaatagatttctattccagaaattgatttgaatgagaaattagaagctaaaaatttctaaaataaaatagaaattatttccttttctccatCCTTCTTCGTTCACAGACGTCGACTCCTTCTCCTCACTTCTTACCCttgcttttcttccttctcttcactTCAACCAAAAACCCTAGTGCCATCGACTCCGAAGCTATCCATCCTCGCCATAGACTCCGATGTCGTCGCCGTCCTCTTGTCGGTTAGATCGTCGCTCATCTCGCCGTCATTGTCCTCAGACCGTCCAAGTTGCTCCGGTCGTCCCATCGGACCCGCCTCCTCTATCCGCATCCCCTTTTCACTCTCGATTCCGCAACTCCAGTCGCCATCACCGTCCTCTTGCCAGTCAGATCGTCGCTCATCTCGCTGTCGCCATCCTCAAACCGTCCAATTTTCTCCGATCGTCCCATCGGACCCGCCTCCTCCGTCCGCGTCCCCTTTCCGCTCTCAATTCCGCAACTTCAATCGATGTCGCCCATCTCCGTCGTTATTCAATCCGCTCGCATCCGTGTTCAATCGCGGCCTTCTCTGGAACTTCCCCCATGATTCCTCACGAGGTTCAATCGATCCTTCCCTTCTCACCTCTGTGCTAGTACATGGAGGAACTACGTACACTATGCTGGTCTATTTCTCAGTGGGGTGGAGGACAAAGTGAGAATTTTTACAaccagaaaagagaaaggaacaaTGAGAAGCAGGAACTGCGAGATCATGAATTCATCATTTTgggattagttttttttatccttttcgtGCATTTTAAGGTGGTAAATAAGGAGTGGGAGGTGTGAAATAGGATCCGGGTGATCAGGACTAGGAGACTATTATAAATTTCAGTGTTCGTTTGCAGGACACAAGATAGAACTTTTCGGGTTTTGATGGTAAATGCTCTGTATATGTTGTTATGGTGGACATCATTGCTATATTGCCATATGGCTGCTCACCaattgaacagaaaaaaaaaaattcgtttaCAATTTCACTGTTGTAGTTGAGCAATTTTTGTCAGTTTGTTGTCAAAACTCTGATTGTATCATGATGCCAATGTCAATCAATGTGGATCAGATTTTGAGTTGCTGGAAACAGTGAGTTCAGGATTAGATTTCAAGCTTCTGTTTGCCAATGCTGAATGCATCTTTCGGTCTTGCTGCTAAGATTGTTCTAGTTAAGATAGTGTTAGTTGAATATTCAATGTCAAGGATTCAAAGTCTCGCGAGCTGAAGGAATTGTCTTCGGGGTTAGCAGTTCAGTGGAAAAGATGCAATTGAATAACTTTGTAGCTTCCCAAATTGGTATCTTATTAGGTAGCTCATGGACcagttttctctcttctctcggAAGAGCTTTCCTCTCTACCCAGGGTAGagctttccccttttttcctcAATCGGCAAACTGCACTGATGGAACCCTAAAACCCCCCATGATGCTGGCTTTGATGCTCCTCCCCGATGGATAGGTGGGCACTCCAGATATGGTACACATACCCTAATCTCAAACCTTCTATTCTCCCATCAAAGACACCATCAACCCATTCATGAACAACCACCACATCACATTCTCCCATATCCACACTACCGTAAACCCTAAGCCCCTCCCCAGCTGATCGCACCCATCCCATATCCACACTACCGGAAACCCTAAGCCCCTCCCCAGCTGATCGCATAGCAACCCAAAGCTAACCTACTACACACTCACAGAGCCCCCTTCAATCTAACCCCAAATCTCCACCCATTTACCCCCAAAACATACACGGAATCAGCAAAACTGGCCAAATAGGAAGCAAAGTGCAACGACCTAGGCTTCAGCTTATTCAATCTAGTACAGGACAGCGACCCAATCTCATCTCAGCGCAGGCAAAGAGAATCGGCGACATCCTGAAAATCGGAGCAATGGAAGGTGAGAACGAAAATGACCTAAGACTATCAGCATTATGTAAGAGTTTAGGACACCTCTGGGCTGAAAGTGATGTGGTCGAAGTTTCAACTGAAATACCTCCAACTAAAATGCAAGAATGTAATCTAACCCTATTTGGGAAGTTGTTCTCCAAGCCACATGTAAACTTCCAAGCTTTTACTACCGTAATGAAGAAGGCATGGAAATCTGAATCTGTTGTTTGCCTGCAAAAAGAGCTAGGATTATTTTCCTTCGTGTTTCAatctgaagaagaaaaagagagagtcaAGAAAACAGGCCCATGGTCCTTTGGAAGCAATCTATTAGTGCTAAGACAATGTGACCCAGAAGTACCAGAACAATGTTATGACTATACTCGTTGTGCCTTCTGGATTCAAATGGGAGGGATCCCACCAGGATGGTTTAGAGAGGAAGTGGTGGCTGGATTGGCTGAAAGAGTGGGTCGAGTTGTCGAGATAAAGATGGGGAATAGTGGAAGTGGCCCACAAAAGGCAGGAAAAGTGAGagtagaaatagatttgaattCACCTCTGAAATCGGGAGCAATATTGGatataaggaagaagaagctatGGGTGGAGTTTAAGTACGAACGACTGCCACATTACTGTTACACATGCGGGAGAATTAGGCATTATGCCATTGACTGTGAGGAGATTCCCTATGAGTAGACAAAATGGGCAGAAAACAAGATAGGGAAGTACGGACCTTGGTTAAAGGCGGAAGTTCGTGATCACAGCCCTCATTGGAAAGCTTTTTATGGCCAGCTTGAAACAAATTCAGACCCGGAAGAGATAATTCCAGAAACGCCTGTAGCAGAAAATGATACGGGAGAAGAGGTGAGAAAAGAAGAGCAGAAGCGAGCTTCTATAGCACGAGGAAAGAAAAGGGCAGATTGTTATCCGGATAACAACAAAAACGAAGGCTTGGCAACATACCTCAGTAAGAAAAACAAAGGGAAGCAGATTATGTGCATTGATCTCCCTAAAGAGAACTTTCAGGGGGAGGTAAGAAATAGTAGGCAAGGCTTGAAGACTCAGAAagcaaaaaaacataaaaaagaagcagagaacaCTATCCTGCTTGTGGATGAAACAGAGCTTCTGGACACCCCTGTTCAGATAGTCAAGGAGGGCAACgattgggctttggtggctagccctaataagccaccgaagacgtcatgaaaatcatcagctggaactgtcaggggctAGGCAACCCCCTGATGTTCCAAGAGCTGAGAGCTTTAGTTGCTCTCGAAAGGCCTACCATAGTCTTCTTAATGAAGACCAAAAACAAGGAGTCGAAGGTTGAGGGCGTTATCAAACGTCTAAAATTCCCAAATAAATTCCTAGAGAACCCGGAAGGAATTGCAGGAGGACTAGCACTTATGTGGAGCGCAGAGATGGCCGTAAGAGTAATTAACAGCACCAACGCCTTCATCGACGTGGAATGCCAGGATCCGATATGCGGTAGCCACATGCGAATCACCTTTATCTATGCACCAACCAATTATAGGGAGAAACTACTTTTATGGCAGAAATTAAGAGAGATACGGACACAAAATCTACTTCCATGGATATGTAtgggggattttaatgaaatattatacACTTGGGAGAAGGTGGGAAAGAAGGAGGCTGACAACTATAGAATAACAGCATTTCGTGAGGTTTTGAACGACTGTTCCCTAATGGATGTTGATAGTAAAGGGTGTGTCTACACTTGGGCAAACAACAGAGCAGGAGTGGACTTggtaaaaaaaagattagatcGAGTAGTATGTACCATGGAATGGAGGGTGACCTTCCCAAATGCGGAAGTACAAGCTTTACCAGCTGTTGGTTCAGACCATAGCCCTCTTCTTCTTACGCTCCACCctgaaagcaagaaaaggaaaaaacaattcagatttgaagctttttggctggaagaaaaagaatgcatgGAGATAATCAAACGAACATGGACTGAAAACTCCTCAATAGAAAACAGTTTTTTAAACAGAGTTCAAGAAGTGTCAAAGGAACTTGCTGCATGGAGTCGAGATAAGTTTCCTAATGCTGCCCGTCGGATAAGGGAACTAAAGCAGACTTTAACAGAGTTAACAAACAGACCTCCAGAAAGATGTAGTAAGGAGGAATCTCAGGAAGTGAAGGGCCAACTAGAAAAGCTATGGAGACAGGAAGAAAAATACTGGGGGCTTAGGGCACACATAAATTGGCTCAAGTGGGGAGATCAAAATTCAAAGTACTTCCACGCCACAACGGTACAAAGAAGGCATCGAAACAGAATTGTAATGCtgaaaataaatggagaaactTGGTGCAGGGAGCCGAGCATACTTAAGCAACATATTCAGGGCTTTTATCAAACACTATATGAATCCGTGGGTCCGAGGAATATCCAACCAGTCCTAAATCAGTGCCCTAGCCCAGTAAATGAGACAATTAATGCTCATCTCCTGGAAAACGTGAGTATGGATGAAGTCGAAGAAGCGGTTTTCCAATTAGAATCAACTAAAGCTCCGGGTCCAGATGGTCTAAACGGGCAATTTTATCAGCACTTTTGGGAGGAAGTAAAGCATGGAGTTGTTCAGCTAGTCCAAACTTTCTTTGAGACAGGTATCATCGATCCCACCCTCAATCAAACACATATCTCCCTAAAACCGAAGGTCAAAAATCCAGAAAGCACATCCCAATTCAGACCTATAAGCCTATGCAATTTCAGCTACAAAATTATTGCAAAAGTGATGGCAAACAGATTGAAGAGATGGCTCCCAGAAATTATCACACCCGAGCAGAGTGCATTTGTGCAAGGTAGGCAAATCCAAGACAATATATTAATAGTGCAGGAAGTTATACACCAACTCCatatcaagaagagaaaaaagaagttccAAGCCATTCTGAAActtgatatgcaaaaagcatatgatagGGTAGAGTGGGATTTTCTGGAGGCATGCTTGCTGAAAATGGGCTTTAATACAAGATGGGTTGGCCTGATCATGCAATGCGTCTCAACAACCACTCTTAGTGTCAAGTTAACGGGGAGCTAATGCAATTTTTCAGACCATCAAGGGGACTAAGGCAAGGCGACCCTCTCTCACCTTATCTTTTTATCCTGGTATCAAATGTCTTATCGTGGTTAATGCATAAGGCTATGGAAGATGGAAGCCTCACAGGAATAACCCTAAATAGACACTGCCCTACCCTATCACACCTTCTTTTTGCCGATGACACTATCTTCTTCCTTAATGAGACTATCACAGAATGCCACAACTTAGCTGCTGTCCTAAACTAGTACTGTTTTGCCACGGGTCAAGCAATCAACCTCAACAAATCAGGGGTTTGCTTTAGCAGGGGCTGTCCTCCAACTCTAAAAAGAAACCTCGCGCAAGAACTCCGAGTGCCGATCATTGACAAAACAGGAAAGTATCTCGGAGTCCCGACGAACTggggaaaatcaaaaaaagaaatgtttgcttggatcctAGCTCGGGTAAACATGAAGTTGGAAGGCTGGAAAGAGAAAGTTCCGTccaaagcaggaaaagaaacgCTGATAAAAAGTGTTGTGCAAGCCCTGCCTCAATACGCTATGTCGATCTTTAAAATACCCATCTCAATATGCAAAGCAATAAAACGAAGAATTGCatctttttggtggaaacaaaacaacaaaagaaatggTTTGCACTGGAAGAAATGGGAAGTCTTGAAACTGAGGAAAGATGAAGGAGGGCTCGGATTCAGggatttgacaatttttaacaaGGCAATGCTGGGCAAACAAGTCTGGAGGTTATCTCAATCCCCATCAGCCTTATGGAGCAGAATACTAAAAGGAGTCTACTTCCCTAACGGAGATGTATGGAAAGCAGGGAAAGGGCAGCGCCCctcatggggttggcaaagcattCTCGTGGGGAGGGAAGCAATTGAAAAGGAGGTGGAATGGAGGGTAGGAAACGGCAAGCAAATTAGAATTCGAGAGGATAAATGGCTAGCATATGGAGTGATAGGAGGGCCGGCAAACAAAAACGAACCTATAATGGTGGCAGAACTTATCAGCGAAGAAAGCAGAGCATGGAAAGAAACAGAAGTCCAAAACCTGTTTGAAGACCGAGTGGCAAATGAAATCCTATCCATCCCTCTAAGCCCAAATCAGCAGGAAGACAAGTTAGCATGGAAATGGTACAGGTCTGGAGTGTACACAGTAAAGAGCGGATACAACAAGGTGTGTGCGCAAACGTCAAAAACAGAACAAAACAGAGCATCAAGTTCATTCCGGCCCCCTCGAACACTATGGACACAGCTATTGAAGTTATCCATCCCCCCGAAGATGCGCATATTTGCATGGAGCATATGTCAAAATGCAATACCAACTAGAGAAAACCTCTATAAAAGACAGGTGGTACCTGATCCAATCTGCTCGCTCTGCAACGCACACCCGGAAACCACCGAGCACTCCGTTCCTCCTTTGCAAGTGGACAAAGAAAATATGGATAGACCCATGGATTAATCTCACGTGTAAACCCACGCACATATCCAGGTTTGATAAATGGTTGAAGGAAAGCTTCGAAGGCAATCACCACTCACCCGAGAAGGAACTAGTGGCGATGGTCCTCTGGTTTATATGGAAAGCCCGCAATGGTACCATCTTCAGAGCAAAACCGCCCGATCCGAACACAATTGTAGATCTCGCACAAGCAAACCTCCAGAATTTCAGAAGATGGCACAACACAAACGAAGCTAAGAACCCCACAGACTTGTACTTACCGAGAAGGTGGAGACCGCCGGACAGAGGAACCCTGAAACTAAACGTCGATGGCTCGTGGGTACCAGGAGAACCGGTTGGATCCGTCGCCGGAATACTGAGGAATCACGCCGGACAAGTGGTGGATGGCTTCATCAGCGATACCCGAGCCTCTTCAGCCATGCAGATCGAAACCCTAGCTATTTTGAAGGGACTGGAGTTTATGCATCTGAGAAAGCTTTCGCACATGGAAGGAGCCGGAACTGAACTAGTTGAAGCAGAGAAAGTGCTATGTGAGTCTGACTGTTTGACAGCAGTACAAAGTCTTATGGGCTGGGCCAAACACCCCTGGAATGTGCAGACCATCCTTAGCCAATGCAACAAAATCCTGGCCCAATCAAGTGTGATGCAGGTGGTGTACTGCCCTCGTGAAGCCAATTCCGCGGCCAACTGGATAGCGAAGGGTAACAGAACAAAAGCACTCCCTCAAAACTGGATGTCTAATCCTCCTCCAATTCTTTCGGAAATTTTGTGCTCAGAATTTTACTTGTCGTCTTCTTGTACTTCTTGAAGTTATGAATGAAAGTATCTActattccgaccaaaaaaaaaaaaaaaaaattggtatctTATTATATGTTCATGCTAGGTCAATTCATAAAGTAATTGACGTATGAGAGAAATGTTTACTAGTTGAGGCTCTGATTAACagttttttgtaacttttgttGGATTggtctttttatctttttatgcaTTTATAATTTCCCTTTTCTGTTGTAGTTTGCTTTCATTGGATGCTcaatgtttttctcttcttttcctttcaagaGACCAAGAAAAAGCAGATTTTGTTTTTGTAGGATTGCAAGTTTCTAATTTCCTCTCCTTGAAGAACTGCTAATGCTTCTGTAGAATGGTCATGTGAAACGCTCAGTTCTGCTCTTCTGCATCTCCACTTTTGCAATAGTTAGTTGTTGATATGGATGAATGAAGCTTCGAGCTTTCCTCTTTTGTAGGACGGATGCAAGATTAATGTTGGTGATTGTGTCTTGTTTAAACTATTGCCAATTTAATGGCAATGGACCATAATAtgccaaaatttcatgaaattatattttcaacttttataatgttattagtattatttcaactattattttgtatttgagaatttcctatgttattatctaatcaatttttattcatagaaatataaattttattttgttatcaaacagatttttattccaaaaatagaaattttgagtcgttatcaaacaagtttctttgctcagaaacttccGAGGAatggaaattgagaaatcaatttctgtttcataaattttttcatgcaaacCCCTAGTGGCAAAGCTGTGATTTGTAGGCCAAAATCTTGGctttaaggaaagagaaaaaataagaagatatTGTGGGGACATAAGACTAAGCCACGAGGGTTTTTGAGGAGGTggttgaaaggaaaaatcatgggGTTTTGAAAGAAATCTTGGGaaatcttttgtttctttctatttcttctctctctctccctccctccctcctctcacGCCGTTTCCACCTTCTTCAACCGAAGACCCCATGCTCCTTCCCCTCCTTCATTTTTgctcttcattttcctcttatcaccaatcttcttcttcttcttccctttcaatTCTCCTCAAGCCGcccacctccaccaccatcaccCACCCTGAccaccatccaccaccacccGCAAATCCGCCACCCCCACCACTGTCCACCACCACATGCATCACCACCTTAGACGCCACTTAACCACCTTTCCAAATTTTCGTTTTAGCCACCCACTGTGCCGCCCGTCTGTTCATGTCCTTTGTG
This region of Eucalyptus grandis isolate ANBG69807.140 chromosome 8, ASM1654582v1, whole genome shotgun sequence genomic DNA includes:
- the LOC120287071 gene encoding uncharacterized protein At4g02000-like, which translates into the protein MEGENENDLRLSALCKSLGHLWAESDVVEVSTEIPPTKMQECNLTLFGKLFSKPHVNFQAFTTVMKKAWKSESVVCLQKELGLFSFVFQSEEEKERVKKTGPWSFGSNLLVLRQCDPEVPEQCYDYTRCAFWIQMGGIPPGWFREEVVAGLAERVGRVVEIKMGNSGSGPQKAGKVRVEIDLNSPLKSGAILDIRKKKLWVEFKYERLPHYCYTCGRIRHYAIDCEEIPYE
- the LOC104446367 gene encoding uncharacterized protein LOC104446367; translation: MVLWFIWKARNGTIFRAKPPDPNTIVDLAQANLQNFRRWHNTNEAKNPTDLYLPRRWRPPDRGTLKLNVDGSWVPGEPVGSVAGILRNHAGQVVDGFISDTRASSAMQIETLAILKGLEFMHLRKLSHMEGAGTELVEAEKVLCESDCLTAVQSLMGWAKHPWNVQTILSQCNKILAQSSVMQVVYCPREANSAANWIAKGNRTKALPQNWMSNPPPILSEILCSEFYLSSSCTS